Proteins from a genomic interval of Ptychodera flava strain L36383 chromosome 7, AS_Pfla_20210202, whole genome shotgun sequence:
- the LOC139137151 gene encoding uncharacterized protein, whose translation MAELDSPREILFKIHFMYYDIPRVTPIFISESRFHSMEYCDFVKQLGNDISYIGRMSAIRLQVLDEENQRLDLPSSPSSRFRQLVIDNLRSAGGTLKVQLFVVDGNSPSILKSVATTKVLADDEAGINAKRRRLESEYPRGEEKLTSADATVLKRVSVPTSQGPTLRDREVNLEEKLDVQSQIKITLERELTDLKSPPPPLPVLPLPGQNVIEATCARCHHKGHKESGNRKKAECCYERCPGYMYCGRMDKHREHADLIREKEKAVKKVRDELKQLEAERRNLTAFIEKNSTQFTRVVKPRLEKVYQDKYKGTAGRSRLMRDVRLLKIALNGKLPPVTMEDDVEFPRLLKLGKQKTNYSEQDDESTDSDTKCVKQVAESSPVKNVSDGIDLRHATGNRSGDKIEQQNTPCFPPAFHAYDHFMRPQVSPMPWMSPYGVFPMYQPPSNFQHFPGTQSGYPTYGLQRPTAVTHTVFTPTVADVTKPIPATRTPSSSTPSAEFYVPRIPAVHPEIQPDINQNDENAGEIKFGSLSTETTAIQSGSADSHLTLLDLANIATNQN comes from the exons ATGGCAGAGCTAGATTCCCCGCGAGAAATActctttaaaatacattttatgtatTATGACATTCCACGAGTGACACCCATATTCATATCAGAGTCGAGGTTTCATTCTATGGAATactgtgatttcgtaaaacaacTTGGTAATGACATCAGCTACATCGGTAGAATGAGCGCTATTCGGCTGCAAGTTCTCGATGAGGAAAACCAACGCCTCGATTTGCCATCCAGTCCCTCCTCACGTTTCAGGCAGTTGGTAATCGATAATTTACGTTCTGCAGGAGGCACTCTCAAGGTACAGCTATTTGTTGTCGATGGAAATTCCCCGTCCATTTTGAAATCTGTGGCAACAACTAAAGTTTTGGCGGATGACGAAGCTGGTATCAACGCAAAACGTCGCCGACTTGAGTCAGAGTACCCACGCGGAGAGGAAAAGTTGACTTCTGCTGATGCTACTGTACTGAAACGTGTGTCCGTACCAACAAGCCAGGGACCCACATTACGAGATCGAGAAGTTAATCTGGAAGAAAAACTGGATGTGCAGTCTCAAATTAAAATAACCCTTGAGCGAGAACTGACCGATTTAAAGTCACCACCACCACCTCTACCGGTTCTACCTCTACCCGGACAGAACGTTATTGAGGCAACCTGCGCACGATGTCACCACAAAGGGCATAAAGAGTCGGGTAATCGTAAGAAAGCTGAATGTTGTTATGAGCGTTGCCCCGGATATATGTACTGTGGTAGAATGGACAAACATAGGGAACATGCAGACCTGATCCGTGAG AAAGAAAAGGCAGTAAAAAAAGTACGCGATGAATTAAAACAGCTCGAAGCAGAACGTCGAAACCTTACTGCCTTCATCGAGAAAAACAGCACACAGTTTACGCGTGTAGTGAAGCCGCGCCTGGAGAAAGTTTACCAGGATAAGTACAAGGGCACAGCTGGTCGAAGTAGACTCATGCGTGATGTACGGCTTCTCAAAATTGCACTGAACGGAAAACTTCCCCCAGTTACGATGGAAGACGATGTCGAATTCCCTCGTCTACTGAAACTCGGTAAACAGAAAACAAACTACTCTGAACAGGATGATGAATCTACTGATTCAGACACAAAGTGTGTCAAACAAGTAGCGGAAAGTTCTCCAGTGAAAAATGTGAGTGATGGCATTGATTTACGACATGCAACCGGCAATCGAAGTGGAGACAAAATAGAACAACAAAATACTCCATGTTTTCCTCCAGCTTTTCATGCGTATGATCATTTTATGAGGCCACAAGTATCACCCATGCCGTGGATGTCACCGTACGGAGTATTTCCAATGTATCAGCCTCCAtccaattttcaacattttcccGGTACGCAGTCTGGTTATCCAACCTACGGTTTACAAAGACCCACTGCCGTCACCCATACCGTATTCACGCCAACGGTTGCCGATGTAACAAAACCCATTCCTGCCACTCGTACCCCTAGTAGTAGTACACCAAGTGCTGAGTTTTATGTACCGCGTATACCGGCAGTTCACCCCGAAATTCAACCTGACATAAACCAGAACGATGAGAATGCGGGTGAGATCAAATTTGGATCTTTGTCTACCGAGACTACTGCTATTCAGTCTGGATCTGCGGACAGTCATCTCACTCTTTTAGACTTGGCTAACATTGCAACAAATCAAAATTAG
- the LOC139136413 gene encoding paired box protein 2 homolog, whose amino-acid sequence MWRYKATTYKIVRRFNETGDVLPAKVNQTPVNTKLTPNVLEYISYYKTVKPSMYAREIQQKLLEDGVCNVQSLPSRQTVDRAIREKLFMSRKKISRLPYEACTEENQQKQLDFVEEMSNFRPEQLHWFDEASVVRTEGNRRYGHSIVGTPAVEIQRYASNATYTINLLVSVFGVDHADIIEGPSNGYEMMNFFEEAVVQTHETGLPCLSPGDCVIMDNCPFHHARHVEPHLIELLRQRGVRLIYQPPYNPQYNVCEYCFRHMKSTLRENEQLTYNYTELAIANSITRLTPRICQNLAIEAGYV is encoded by the coding sequence CTGGAGATGTCTTGCCCGCCAAGGTCAACCAGACACcggtaaacacaaaattgacaCCAAACGTGTTGGAGTACATCAGTTACTACAAAACTGTAAAGCCCAGTATGTATGCTCGTGAAATACAGCAAAAACTACTAGAAGATGGTGTCTGCAACGTTCAAAGTCTGCCAAGTCGTCAAACTGTGGACCGAGCAATCCGGGAAAAACTGTTCATGTCGCGGAAGAAAATATCCAGGTTACCGTACGAGGCATGTACCGAAGAAAACCAGCAAAAGCAATTGGATTTCGTCGAAGAAATGTCTAATTTTCGACCGGAGCAATTACACTGGTTCGACGAAGCGTCAGTCGTGCGTACTGAAGGAAATCGTCGGTACGGCCATTCTATTGTCGGCACACCGGCCGTCGAAATACAGCGGTATGCTAGCAACGCGACATACACTATCAATTTGTTAGTGAGCGTGTTCGGGGTAGACCATGCTGATATCATCGAGGGACCGTCGAATGGCTACGAAATGATGAACTTTTTTGAAGAGGCAGTCGTGCAGACACACGAAACAGGACTGCCATGTCTATCACCAGGTGATTGTGTGATCATGGACAATTGTCCGTTTCATCACGCGCGGCACGTTGAACCACATCTAATTGAACTATTACGACAACGTGGTGTGCGTTTAATTTATCAACCGCCATACAACCCACAATACAATGTCTGCGAATATTGTTTTCGACATATGAAGTCAACTCTGCGGGAGAATGAGCAGCTGACATACAACTATACCGAACTTGCAATCGCAAACTCTATAACAAGACTTACCCCGcgtatttgccaaaatttagcCATCGAGGCTGGATATGTATAG